The window TAGCCCAAGTTAACATGGAACTGACTAGGATAGAAGCCAACTTCAGCGGTTTGCCCCCTGGAAAGCACGGTTGGTCGATCAATCAATTTGGTGATCTCACAAAGGGTGCTACAAGCACTGGTAATATCTTTAATCCCTTGAAGGATGAAAACGAGGTTGGTATCATATCCCTTGTCAAACCCAACAAAAGCTATATCTCGTTCTGCAAGTTCTTTGGGTTTCATGGTCTTTATTTAACCCAAAGTTGCTATTTCAGCCACTGGGTGACCTGGGAACATTAGAAGTTGATGAAAAAGGCGAGGCGTTCTACTCTGGCGCAAAGGAGAAGCTAAGAGTGGTGGACATCATTGGACGATCCATAGCGGTGTATAGAAGTGAAGATAAATCAGATGAGGGTATTGCAGCTGCGGTCGTTGCTAGGAGCGCAGGAGTTGGTGAGAACTACAAAAAGCTTTGCACTTGTGATGGCACAACCATCTGGGAAGCAACCGATGCAGATTTTGTTAGCAGCAAAATTTAAGCTCAGTATAGTGTATGTAGTATGTTTCAACATGTTATCAACAATATAGATTTTTTGAACATATTTGAGCTAAATTCACATGTAAAAGGGTGTTTGCATCTATATATGCAAAATCCTACATAACAATAAGATAGTGAATATGGATCAGTCTCTATGGAATAAAACATCACATGCTCCAAGCAAATGTAATGACATTGTTACACAAACACAATGAAAATCTTGCATACAATTTACTTAGCCTGTTTCTGATTTTCTCTTTTGGCTTTCTGTGCAGAGGCATTGCTAGAGCTAGACATGCTCCCTTGCTTTGCAGATTTCTCTCTCTGCATGACATTGTTATTGTATAACGTGTCTGCAACAAGTCCGTTGAGCTGCTGAAAGATTGATGTAAGTCGGAAAAAAGACAGCGACCTTGTTAAACAAACGAGAACAAAATGGTTTGTTGTCTTGTGTATACTTTCAGACATTCTATTCTCTAGCCATTCGGGCACTAAAGGTTCATTCTTTTTGGGGCATTACAACGAAAATTTGGAAACATCTACTTGTTTTTATGATAGATAACGATGTGCTTGCATTAGCAATAGctgttttttgtttcttagGAATGTGAAGGGAATAAATATAACCTCATATGAGACATTTGATGTTACCTAGGAAAGACCAATTTTAAACTATGTCTGAACATAAGAGATGTAGTTTTAAGGATCTAGGATTTAAACATGTCCAATCAACATGTGTCTAAACAAGACGCACAAGAAACTCAGTTAAACGAACTTCAACATAGAGCCCATCATCGGGTTAATTAAGGCAAAGAATGAATATTAAGGCAAGTACAAAAGTCAAGGAAAGCATTTGAGATGCGCTAAACAGGTTGATCCATGGACACTGAAGCATCCCGAAACAGAATCAGGGAACAGGCTGAGTTCAGGAATGGGAGAGAATAGTTCACACatgtttgtgttaaaaattattttttcatgacCTTTCTTGATTGAAATAGAATAACAATATACCAATGTATTTATGGGGCATATAACAAGTTTTGGAGATAGCTACGTATGCAAAACTGCATGATTTAGTGCAAAATAAAGAGATCTATTGCTGGAGAAACAGGATAATGGAACTTCCAGGCAGAAACGAACTGAATTGGGATCCCGTTCCATCCAATAATCATACTTTTGCCGTTCATTTTTAGCGTGCAGCAACTCCAGCTAGGACTTCCTTTCACCATCAATCTTGCCTGATGCATAGACGGCTGGCTGAGCTCCATCTCCACTAGACCGAACTCTGCAAAGTATTTTCTCCACAAATCAATCTTAAAACATCGCTTAAAACCACCATCTTCACTCAGAATGCCATTGCAGATCACCTCCTGAAAGTGGACCTTCTCCACTATCTTTCTGTAGTGGTTCCCCCGTCCCAGGCAGGCCTCTAGGCTGTCAAATAAGGCACACGTGAGGAGGAGCGCCTCCTTGAACCGATGAGCAAAATCCAGAGCATTGATATCTGCCTCCACATCGATAACTATCAATATGAGAGGGTTGAGATCCTTGATCCCTCTTAGTAAAGCTCCAATACCATTGGGCTGATCTGATAATGGCATGAGACAGAACTTCATGAAAACGGCCACTGTTTCACCGGCTTCCAACTGCAGATGATCCTTCTTAAACTCCCAGGTGTCCAGATGAAGAATCTTGAACACAAAAGGCAAGTTCATGGACTCTGCAAAAGATGTTAGCAAATTGCCAGTTTCTTCAACACTATCTGTAGCTGAGAATACTGCACTGATCTTGAGCTGCTTCACGCCTTGTCTAGCTAGAGCATCCATCACTAGTATCCAATACGACCCAAACTTTGGCCCGAAATCAATGAAATGAATTCTCTCAGCTGCTGCAACAGAGTCAAGAATGGTCTGAACCCCAGTGAAATTTGAGATTTGGCTGTAGGGGAGTTTCTGTTCACATTCAACGACGCCAACTTTGAGATCCATCACTGCTTGTTCGATATCCACATGCTCAACCTTTCTCTCAAGATCTATCCTTCCTCTCTCCACTTCAATCTTTTCCTGTAGATATTTACCATAAAATGTGAGAACTGTTTCAATAGGGTGACCTTCAAGAGAGCCCGAGAGGGCTAGCACAAGCAGCTCTTCGGCCTCATCATACTGTCGTTTTGTGAGCTTCTCAGAAGCATCAAGCAGCCATACGACGCGCTTCAAATAATCAGCATAATCTGATCCAAAAGCTTCCACAAGGTTGGATACATCACCTCTTTTTTCATGTATGGACTGAGATAGTACTTTTTCAGCCATATTCATGATGGTCATAGCAGAAAGAAGCTGAGATTTTGAGCTATTTTCCCCCCCTTTGGAACTCAAGCGCTTCAGTTTGTTTCCATACCTGTTTAGGAGTGCAAATGGTCCGCGTGGAACATCACTGTTGACCTCAATGTCAGGAAGAGGAAGCTCGTTGTTGACTTCTTCTTCCATGTCTTTGCCTGAGCTGCAGAGTGAGAGTCATTGTTGAGGTATAAGAGTATTTGAAACAAAGCAAGGCGGCAGAGGATTCTTTTTACACGAACAAGAAACCGGACTCTTTTACCATCCACTTGCTGTTTCTTGAACCAAACGGTTCAATGAAGAAACGAACCTTTTCTCCACAGCtcttcttgaatttcttgaaAGGTAGGTACATAAACAGATGCAAAGATAGCATCACAGTCAACACTATATGCTCATTTCCATTGTCGAACCCTTGAAGATAGGTACACAAACAGATACAATGGGTGCTACAAGCACTGGTAAAATCTGTAATCCCTTGAAGGATGAAAACGAAGTTGGTATCGTTTCCGTTGTCGAACCCACCAAATGACATATTAatgtgattgttttttttaaatgaaatcgAACCCTTCTTTGGGTTTCACGGTCTTTATATAACCCGAAAATATGCTTTTTTAGCCACTGGGTGACCTAGGAACACTAAAAGTTGATGAAAAAGGCGAGTTGTTCTATTCTGGCGCGAAGGAGAAGCTAAGAGTGGTGGACATCATTGGACGATCCATAGCGGTGTGTATGGAAGTGAAGGTAAATAAGATGAGGGTATTGCAGCTGCAGTGGTTGCTAGAAGCGCAAGAGTTGGTGAGAAACTACAAAAAGCTCTGCACATGTGATGACCATTTGGGAAGCAACCAATGCAGATTTTGTTACCAGCAAAATTTAAGCtctatatattagtatatttcaATGTATTATCATGTTTTGTTTGAAATAAATGATGTTGGAAAGTATGTATAGTGTGAACATCGATCgactttatttaataaaatatcacaagctccaaacaaatgaaattacatTATTACACAACACACAATGAATTGATCTCCTCAACCCTAAATGAATTTGAAAGAATCACTTTGCCAACTTCTGATCATGAACTAGAGCCGTTCCTTATAGATTCAAGAACTTGAACAACCTCAGACATGATCGGCCTCCGCGACGGCATATCCGATGTACAAATCAGCCCCAACTTCATCACCTGGATCCCCTCATTCTCTGCAAATCCACTCAGACTTCTGTCAAAACATTTTGAAGCAACACCTTTCTCTACCAGACCTCGAACATACTCACGTAACACCACCACTTCATTTGCTGCTCCCGTCCCCACCGGCTTCCTCCCGGTGACAATCTCCAACAGAACAACTCCGTAGCTGTACACATCACATTTATCACTGAGCCGCGAGCTCTGAGCCAGCTCTGGTGCAATGTATCCTACTCCATGGTGAACCTTCGTCAAACCATTGCTCCCTAGCGATGGAAGCAGCTTGCCTAGGCCATAATCAGACAGCTTGGCTGTGTAGTTCTCATCAAGAAGCACGTTCGAGGATTTGATGTTGAGATGGAGAACCGGAGGTCTGCAGTCATGATGAAGATAGGCCAAGGCTCTAGCTGTCCCGACTGCTATATCAAACCTCCTCAACCAATTCAACTCTGGATTACTTCGATCATCGTTCAGACCATGCAGATTATTGTATAGATTTCCCTTGGAAACAAATTCGGATAGAAGCAATTGCATGTTGGATGACCAGTAGTAACCTTGAATTGTGACAAGATTAGGGTGGTGTAGGCTTCCTAGGCGTCCGATTTCATGCTCAAATTCTTCTTGGCTCTTGATTCTTCCAATCGCTTTCAGCCTCTTCACAGCTATCATTACCCCTCCTTGTAATGTAGTTTTGTACACTGTTCCGATGGAGCCTCCACCAATCAAGCATTCCTTGTCTAGCAATGCCTTCGTGCCCGCCTCCCAATCCTCGTACTTTGAGGGTAAACTTGTGCTGAAGAGGACCAGTTTCCCGAGCATCACACTAGATTCGGATGAAGCTAATGTAGTGGTAGCGCTCTCCAAAACCATGTCTTCGTCTCCTCTTTGCCTGCTGCGAGCCCTCGTGTTGATGATGGTTATGACACAGACACCAGTGACAATTACAGTGGCAGCAACTATGGCAACGATGGCAGAGGCGCTCAGCTTTGGTTTTCTTGCAGGGTTAGTAAGACCAGCATTAGAGCAAAATGTCTCCAATGGAGCACCACAAAGGTCTGGATTGTCAAGAAATGGGGATGGTCCGAACTGCTGGATGCTTCCAACCGAAGGGATTGCACCAGAAAGGTGGTTGGAAGAGACACTGAAGTAAAGCAAGTTTCTCAAGTTTCCTAAAGTGGAAGGAATTGAACCAGAGAGAAAATTCTCTGACAAATCTAACCACACTAAGTTGGACAAATTCCCTACAGAGAGTGGTATGCTACCGGAGATTTGGTTCTCGTGTAGGTCAAGAACTTCGAGGTAGGTCATGTTGTCGAGGTTATGAGGAATCTCTCCCTCCAAAGAATTACCAGAGATGTTCCTGCAAGCACATTTCATACGATTGAGAATTATAACATCaatgagaagaaaatatatagcAGTGGAAATGAGATTGGAGTCGGACTCACAGCTCAAGGAGAAACCGGCATTGGGTGATCTCATTAGGGATCTCACCTACAAGTTTGAGGTTCTGTAAATCAAGAACTTCCAACCATTCTATACTCCCAAACTCTGCAGGAATCGTCCCATCTAACGAGTTATTACCTAATCTCATCACCAAGAGCTTCTTCAAATCTGCAATACCAACTGGTATGCTTCCATTCAACCTATTGAAGCTCAAATCCAAGTACTTAAGGCCACTGCATTTGGCGATAGATGCAGGAATCTCACCATACAGATCGTTTCCTGAAACATCGAAAACCTCCAAACTCCTAGAGCAAGTTCCTACATCCGAAAAGGCCCCTTGAAAGCCATTCCAAGAAATATTGAAGTATGTAACGTTCACCAATCTTATAACCTCCAACGGGGCAGGCCCGGTGAACACATTGCTACCGAGATCTAATAGGTTCAAACTCCTACATTTTGAGACCTGCTCTTTAACACTACCCGAAAGCTTATTACTCCTCACAGACAGATATGAAATTGCTGGAATCTCACACAATTCAGAAGGCAATCTCCCACTAAGACCATTGAAAGACAAATCAATCCCTTCTAGATTCGAACAGTTCTTAACAGACACGGGGATTGAGCCCGAGAGGTTGTTATGCGCCAACGACACAAACCTAGTCTTGTAACAGTTATCGAACAATGCTGAAGGAATCTCTCCACTATACTCATTTCTTGACAAGTCAAGAAACCTTATGTTTGGCAAATCTCCAAGAAACTCCGGGATTGATCCAGAAAGCGCGTTCGAGCTTAAGTTGATCTTCCACAATGAACCAATCTCACCATACTCAACAGGAATATTACCAGTTAACTTATTCCCAAACAATGATATACTCCTCAAAGATTTCAAGCCAGATAATGCAGGGGATAAGACCCCACCAAGACTACAATTCCACAAGAGAATTTTCACAACATTTCCATCCGAATCACAAGATACCCCACCATAATCTTGGCAAGGGTTTTTACTAGAATCCCAATTCTTCAAACAATCATAAGGGTCATCCCAAATGTCACCCTTGAATTGAAGCAAAATCTCCTTTTGGGTAATGGGAGAGACAAAGATTGAGACAATATTAAGCAAGTAGAAGGCGTAAAGAAACGCAATAGTATGGGAAACTGTACCTAGTTTTCTCATGATCCCAACAAAACAACAGCATTATACCTGCAAGATCAGCTCCTACTCACATCTGCAGATacactcatttttatcattaaaaatgtGATCTTGGTTTGCGGGCATAATTGGAAATTTGATGGAATTGATTCACATTGATACACATGCTATAAAGATTGCCCTTTTAAGCTGCTATTTGCATATCTCTTTATTGAGCTTCAATAACAAAGTACAAGACTTGAAGAAGCAGGGTAGAGAGGGAGAGCTGGATTGAAAGAGAAGGGTGCAATTGAATGTCTCCACTATTGATTATTTGAGCTATAGATGTTCATGTAAGTctgtatgagagagagagagtaatgTGAATACAACGGCAGCTCTTTCTCTTTCAAACACACTGGCACAAGATTGATGATGCCAGAAGAAGTAAATAAGGGATATAAGCATTAAAAAATTCGAGAATAATAACTCAATCAGTCAGCTCAAATCTTGGCCATTATTATGCTATCGATGAAAGTGTCGGTTTCAGAACAGAAGAGAAAGCATTTACTACCTTCAACAACCGCCCCCACCTCCGCCGCGGCAGATTCCCCGCAGTCACCGGAAAACATATACCTACACTAAGTTGGTAGAATTAAATTCGTTTTGTTCcgcattaaatatttttgtccgcttttccatttttatttgcgcaccatcaattatttttcgaataataatactccagtTCTTAACtttcaataaatttcataatcaTGTTCTAAAACTttcgtttattttttatatagccCCTCGTTTAATAAATTGTCTAATTATAGCCGTAATTAGGatgaatttttcattttttattgccATAATTACTACTGAAATGACGACCTGTCACTATATTTGAAGCCTTGAGGGAGTTTACAATGGTAGGTAAAATTCCGgatatgattttgttttactCATTTAGGGCGTTTATCTGAAAATATTTCTCGATTAATACTcattttttgcttatttttaagaataaaattacatgaaaaaaaatgtggacAATCAAAATAATGACGCGACAGttaaaattacaattgatTTTAGATAATCAACGTGTAATTTGGATTATTGTCGTGTAATATTTGTTGTCACATTGATATTTCAATCACTAGAAATGTTTTACAGaatattctattattcaaaaataaaataaggcaTACTAAATGCTCCTTAATTACCTAAATGGTGGAACATTTTCAGATAAACACCATCAACAATGAGATAAATAGACCCTTAAGACTTAAAcccatataatttttaaatcctAAACTCTAGTAGCCCATCATCTTAAACGAATATCAAactgaaaaaggaaaagatattGTGCAATATTAATGTAGTGTATATActgataattttcgtttattgaAACGACTAAATAACGAGGagtatatttctttattattctcttactGGCTACTTTTGAATTTACCTGAATtctaatatcacaaaaaataaatagatcaaACAACGGATCATActcatatataaattaatttctagAAACAGCACTATCCAGAATTCAGTAGCCGTTGTACgataaaaaatggaatatatgtagaaatttaagaaattaatgcATGCATTAAGTAACAAGTCCAAGATTGGTTGGGAAATGGAGTGTTACTACATTATCTATAGCCTTTGCTGCAAacgacattttttatttacttgaaTAAACTCAATAGGAGTAGTAGTTGAGTAGAAGAATTTGtcccaaaattcatttatGTTTTGACAATCAATCGATAAAACGTGTTTATAACTTAACCGTTAATTAGTTATTGATAGAGAGTCGTGGATATTTTAAATACTGTTTGAAAATTCATTCCGTTCATTAACTGTTTGAAAAATCATTCCTTTCATTAACTATAAACACGTATTACAAGTTtccgtccgtcattaggagtctcagttATTTTTTGcacactcattttataaaaatgataataaatagttaaagttgagaaatggtaaagtaagagagagaataatgtagtggAGACTCttatcaacattattctctctcttactttacaaatttttacaaaataaatacgaAAAAGTGGCCGAAACTCCTAATGAcggacaaatggagtataatatagcACCAGTGTAAACACTCAATTtaactactccatataattgCTATCCAAATTGATGTGTACGAATCCGATTCAATATATAATGGTAGAATAATAGAAATGCAGagtttaattaagtaatttcaGCATATTGTTAATTGCCAATCATTGAAACAATTatatgagtataaaattataatcaacCATGGGGCAAACAAACAAAGTGCGtcttagtgctaataaaaaaacaattttacgTGGAAATAGAACTATATTAAAATTGCTACTTGATTTGGATCCTATCTTTATGCGCTTAAAAGGGAACACTTTGGAAGATAagcaattataattattgcaTTTTGGGTTTGACtttcaattatcattttttctcattttcttaatttggtTGGGCGACAAAATACtctaaaatttgatattttagtgGCAAATACCCTTTCAGGCTGGCTAGCATTTTTATTTCGTccatgtaaaataaaataaaggacCTCTGttattgttttagttaaatcaaatttcaatcattaaaattttaataataatgtcTAATTAGTAGAATTAAATTACCAACTTAGAATCAGTTACTGGGTGTGAATAAGAAATATACTCTTTATATAGTCAAAGTAATGTCatttgaaaaatgtgttggtataaatatatgtattcaCATTAGTAAAGAAAGGAACAACACCATTGTAAAAACCTGTGGTTTCCATTTTGTTGAGTACatacataaatgataaaacagTTGTTGATTAATCTTTAGGCCTCCATCTTCAGTTGCCGCATTTCGCCTACAACAAAAGCTCTTCTCGCATCTGTAGCTCCCTCAGTCGCCTCTTTGCATACCACGTCACTGCTACAGTCGCGCTCACAGTGATGCAAAACCCGGCCACGTTAATCACCATTTGGGAAACTGGCATAGACTTCCCATCTTGTGAAGCATTAGCTAATGTTTTTATCAGGACCCCTCTACAAACAGCAAGCACGAACCGTAAGAAAGCATACTCACTCTGTATGCAATACACTAGAACACTAGTAAATCATTTTAATATGTAGATTAACAATTTTCTCTATTCCTATTTATTATATGATGTAGTTAAAGTGCAGCCTTTGGGCACATAGTGTAGGATGTTAGCACACTTTTGGGCACATAACAAACGTATAGACGCTAATGGAAACCACGAGGGACAGATAGTGACATTCCTATACAATCGGATCGAGAATCAGAACCACAATAGAGTACAATCATAGAGGGCATATAATCATGCAAAAGGAAAGCAGACAATATTTTGATCCGAAGCAAATTGACATCAAAATTTCATAGCAAGTGGTGGTGAAGTACCACAATAGGTTCTCCACAGCCTAATTTCCATTCAAAATCATGTAATCTTCACAGGACAAAACAGAGAgaataattataaacataatCTAAGTGGAACTACCTGGTGTTGAATATATAACTTATGCAAAGCCCTAAAGTTGTCATATGAGACAGATACTGCATGTGAATTGACAATTACATGTGAATTGACAATTAACTGTATTTGTCAGTATTGAAAACAATTGTGCTTTAGTAGAGACCAATAAAAAACTTCAACtctatttattttgcataattttatAGACAGATAGTAAGAAAATCCAGagattcacacacacacagaggAGGGAACCAAGGAGTTCTCACGTGTAAAGTGCAACAATTATATCTGGCACCATTCCCACCGCAGTCCCCAACAAATAAGGAACATATCTCACATCTGTAGCCACAGCACAGTAGTTGTATATGATATAAGGGAATGGGGAAATCCTAATCAAAGTAACAGCTCGAAACTGATTAAACCAGTTTCCTTCGCCTGCTAGTCTTATGATCGAAGCTCGCTTTGGGTGCCTTTCTAACCATGCCTGCATGTGAGAAGATATGGTCGTTGCTTATTGTGGAGTATAAAAACCAGAGCACAAGAAAAATACAGAAGTGAAGTAAGTTGCTTTCCATACATGGATTCTATGGTAGAATAATAAACCAATGAAATAAGGAATAGAACTGCCAATCAAAACTCCAGCAGTGACCAACAGAAACCCATAACCATAACCAAAAGTCATCCCGGCAACCCACTTGGATGGTGTAGAAGGTATAAGAAATACTGGGAATATTGCCAGAGAAGCAAACACTATGAGTCCTAAAATAGTTGTGCTGAAAGTACTCTGCACCCAATTTATCATGGGTATGATTTCCTGGAAAACATAAAAAGCATATTCAATTAGAACATACCTAGGGTAATAATGTTAGGATATATATTATGAACATGTGTGAATGATGTCCAACTGGCTCTTGGCTTACATGAAATGGCCATGACTCAAGAGATGCAATTATGAGAAGCCATCAGTTTACGTTTTTGGGATAAACTATTGCATCTAAGAATTAACATGA is drawn from Salvia hispanica cultivar TCC Black 2014 chromosome 6, UniMelb_Shisp_WGS_1.0, whole genome shotgun sequence and contains these coding sequences:
- the LOC125192701 gene encoding TVP38/TMEM64 family membrane protein YtxB-like yields the protein MPYNAGDEEDRRLVADYVKLEGGGGGQWHAETSTSGCCGGDTGGGDVDSSDGGWCLWSLWWWVKLVLVVLFVAVLGAVFFKWIGPFFMDKEIIPMINWVQSTFSTTILGLIVFASLAIFPVFLIPSTPSKWVAGMTFGYGYGFLLVTAGVLIGSSIPYFIGLLFYHRIHAWLERHPKRASIIRLAGEGNWFNQFRAVTLIRISPFPYIIYNYCAVATDVRYVPYLLGTAVGMVPDIIVALYTGVLIKTLANASQDGKSMPVSQMVINVAGFCITVSATVAVTWYAKRRLRELQMREELLL
- the LOC125192310 gene encoding probable LRR receptor-like serine/threonine-protein kinase At1g12460, with the translated sequence MRKLGTVSHTIAFLYAFYLLNIVSIFVSPITQKEILLQFKGDIWDDPYDCLKNWDSSKNPCQDYGGVSCDSDGNVVKILLWNCSLGGVLSPALSGLKSLRSISLFGNKLTGNIPVEYGEIGSLWKINLSSNALSGSIPEFLGDLPNIRFLDLSRNEYSGEIPSALFDNCYKTRFVSLAHNNLSGSIPVSVKNCSNLEGIDLSFNGLSGRLPSELCEIPAISYLSVRSNKLSGSVKEQVSKCRSLNLLDLGSNVFTGPAPLEVIRLVNVTYFNISWNGFQGAFSDVGTCSRSLEVFDVSGNDLYGEIPASIAKCSGLKYLDLSFNRLNGSIPVGIADLKKLLVMRLGNNSLDGTIPAEFGSIEWLEVLDLQNLKLVGEIPNEITQCRFLLELNISGNSLEGEIPHNLDNMTYLEVLDLHENQISGSIPLSVGNLSNLVWLDLSENFLSGSIPSTLGNLRNLLYFSVSSNHLSGAIPSVGSIQQFGPSPFLDNPDLCGAPLETFCSNAGLTNPARKPKLSASAIVAIVAATVIVTGVCVITIINTRARSRQRGDEDMVLESATTTLASSESSVMLGKLVLFSTSLPSKYEDWEAGTKALLDKECLIGGGSIGTVYKTTLQGGVMIAVKRLKAIGRIKSQEEFEHEIGRLGSLHHPNLVTIQGYYWSSNMQLLLSEFVSKGNLYNNLHGLNDDRSNPELNWLRRFDIAVGTARALAYLHHDCRPPVLHLNIKSSNVLLDENYTAKLSDYGLGKLLPSLGSNGLTKVHHGVGYIAPELAQSSRLSDKCDVYSYGVVLLEIVTGRKPVGTGAANEVVVLREYVRGLVEKGVASKCFDRSLSGFAENEGIQVMKLGLICTSDMPSRRPIMSEVVQVLESIRNGSSS
- the LOC125192845 gene encoding copper chaperone for superoxide dismutase, chloroplastic/cytosolic-like isoform X2, with amino-acid sequence MVRILESVKKVDVDLTNQVVRVLGISPVRILTEALDQTGRKARLIGQGLPDDFLVSAAVAEFKGPSIYGVVRLAQVNMELTRIEANFSGLPPGKHGWSINQFGDLTKGATSTGNIFNPLKDENEPLGDLGTLEVDEKGEAFYSGAKEKLRVVDIIGRSIAVYRSEDKSDEGIAAAVVARSAGVGENYKKLCTCDGTTIWEATDADFVSSKI
- the LOC125194531 gene encoding DELLA protein GAI1-like, whose amino-acid sequence is MEEEVNNELPLPDIEVNSDVPRGPFALLNRYGNKLKRLSSKGGENSSKSQLLSAMTIMNMAEKVLSQSIHEKRGDVSNLVEAFGSDYADYLKRVVWLLDASEKLTKRQYDEAEELLVLALSGSLEGHPIETVLTFYGKYLQEKIEVERGRIDLERKVEHVDIEQAVMDLKVGVVECEQKLPYSQISNFTGVQTILDSVAAAERIHFIDFGPKFGSYWILVMDALARQGVKQLKISAVFSATDSVEETGNLLTSFAESMNLPFVFKILHLDTWEFKKDHLQLEAGETVAVFMKFCLMPLSDQPNGIGALLRGIKDLNPLILIVIDVEADINALDFAHRFKEALLLTCALFDSLEACLGRGNHYRKIVEKVHFQEVICNGILSEDGGFKRCFKIDLWRKYFAEFGLVEMELSQPSMHQARLMVKGSPSWSCCTLKMNGKSMIIGWNGIPIQFVSAWKFHYPVSPAIDLFILH